In Streptomyces rapamycinicus NRRL 5491, the genomic stretch TTCCCCGACATCACCTTCGCCACCTGCGACGCCGTACGCACCGGGGAAGCCGACCGCGCCGTGCTGGTGTGCGGGACGGGCGCGGGGGCGCTGATGGCCGCCAACAAGATCGCGGGCATTCGATGCGGTCTCGGACATGACGTGTACTCCGCCCACCAGGCCGTCGAGCACGACGACGCCAACGCGCTCGCCATGGGCGCGTGGCTCATCGGACCCGCCATGGCCACGGAGGTCCTGGAGGCGTTCCTGGGCGCGACGTTCGACGACGACGCCGACACCGTACGCCGCGTGGCCAAGCTCCGCGAGCTGGAGCTGCGTTCGGCCCGCGAGCTCGCCGAACACCTCTGATGTCCGCCGACCGCGTCTGACCTCCCCGGAACACCCCTTCCCTGGCACACCTCCTCCCCACACACCACTTCCCCGGCACCTCGTCCCCGGCACACCTCCGCTCGAAGGGCACCGGTATGACCGCTCCTACCTCACCCTCGTCGTCCCCGCCCCCGCCTCCCGCACGAGGACGCGTCAGGACCGCCCTCGCGTCCGCCGTCGGCACCTGCGTCGAGAACTACGACTTCATCGCCTACGGCACCGCGTCCGCCCTGTACTTCGGCGACGCGTTCTTCCCCAACTCCGATCCCGTGGTCGGCACCCTGCTGGCCTTCGTCACCCTCGGCGTCGGCTTCCTGATGCGCCCGATCGGCGGGGCCGTCGGCGGCTACCTCGGAGACCGCCATGGGCGTAAACCGGTCCTGGTCGGCGCCCTGCTGACGATGGGCATCGCCACCGTCCTGATCGGCATGCTGCCCACCTATCAGCAGGTCGGAGTGGCCGCGCCGGTACTGCTGGTGGTCATCCGCTGCGTCCAGGGGCTGGCGTTCGGCGCCGAGTGGGGCAGCGCCGTGATGATGACGTACGAACACGCGCCCCGCACCCGCCGCGGCCTGTACTCGGCGATACCGCAGGCCGGTAACCCCCTGGGCATCGCGCTCGCCAACATCGCCTTCCTGCTCTCCTCCACCCTCGACTCCGACTGGGCCTGGCGGCTGCCCTTCCTGGCCAGCGCCCTGCTGATCGTGGCCGGAGTGGTCATCCGGATGAAGCTCACCGAGTCCCCGGAGTTCGAGGCGGCCCGGGCGAAGGGCACCACCGTGCGCAACCCGCTGCTCAGCGTGGTGCGCGAGGACTGGCGCAATATCCTGCGCATCATCGCCCTGCGCGTGGTGGAGTCCTGCGCCTACTACCTGACGGCCACCTACCTCCTCTCCTACATCACCGACCGCGACGACGGCGACCGTGGCGTGGCGCTCGCCGGTGTGGTCACCGCCAGCCTGCTCGCCACCGCCACCACCGTGCTCTCCGGCGCGCTCACGGACCGCGTGGGCCGCCGCACGGTGTACCTGGTGGCGTGTGTGCTGGCCGCGGTCTTCGGCTTCCCGATGTATCTGATGGCCAACACGGGCGCCCCGGTGCTCATCGTGCTGATCTTCCTGATCGGCATCGGGGTGATCCACGCGGCACTGACGGGCACCCAAGCCGCCTGGTTCGCCGAGCTGTTCAACACCGCTACCCGTACGTCCGGAGCTTCGCTGGGCTATCAGACGGCGGCGTCGGTGGCCGGTTTCGCGCCGTTCCTCGCCGTACTGCTCGCGGAGTCCTTCGGCTGGGCGGGCCCGGCCGGACTCTATGTGTGCATCGCGCTGGTGGGACTCGTCGGGGTGCTGTCCACCCGCGAGACCTGGAGCCCCGAACAGCGCACGGTCCTCCCGGCCGGTCAGCCACGGCGAGCGGCCGATCGCGAACGGCATCCCTCCCGCTGAGCCGAGGGGACGGCATCCCTCGCGCTGAGCCGAGGGAACCGTCCCCCTCCCGC encodes the following:
- a CDS encoding RpiB/LacA/LacB family sugar-phosphate isomerase, which codes for MRIALGNDHAGLTLKEHVRQVLRRLGHEVVDFGPDTDTPVDFPDITFATCDAVRTGEADRAVLVCGTGAGALMAANKIAGIRCGLGHDVYSAHQAVEHDDANALAMGAWLIGPAMATEVLEAFLGATFDDDADTVRRVAKLRELELRSARELAEHL
- a CDS encoding MFS transporter — protein: MTAPTSPSSSPPPPPARGRVRTALASAVGTCVENYDFIAYGTASALYFGDAFFPNSDPVVGTLLAFVTLGVGFLMRPIGGAVGGYLGDRHGRKPVLVGALLTMGIATVLIGMLPTYQQVGVAAPVLLVVIRCVQGLAFGAEWGSAVMMTYEHAPRTRRGLYSAIPQAGNPLGIALANIAFLLSSTLDSDWAWRLPFLASALLIVAGVVIRMKLTESPEFEAARAKGTTVRNPLLSVVREDWRNILRIIALRVVESCAYYLTATYLLSYITDRDDGDRGVALAGVVTASLLATATTVLSGALTDRVGRRTVYLVACVLAAVFGFPMYLMANTGAPVLIVLIFLIGIGVIHAALTGTQAAWFAELFNTATRTSGASLGYQTAASVAGFAPFLAVLLAESFGWAGPAGLYVCIALVGLVGVLSTRETWSPEQRTVLPAGQPRRAADRERHPSR